A region of Streptomyces paludis DNA encodes the following proteins:
- a CDS encoding MarR family winged helix-turn-helix transcriptional regulator, translating to MASDSPELAKTAAKPPVVEPGGPGPELLGTRLRLLLDRLEAGVAAVYTDLGMEGFRPRYTPVARTLAVAGGPRSIRELAAATGVTHSAASQTVAQMAKDGLVTLTPGEDARRRLVELTPKAEALLPALNAEWAATTAAATALEAELPYPLSRLISETLEALDRHPMRNRIASQAQTGSLNGGAGGGVGGDGPGAG from the coding sequence ATGGCATCCGACTCCCCAGAGCTGGCGAAAACGGCGGCGAAGCCGCCGGTTGTGGAACCGGGCGGGCCGGGCCCCGAACTGCTCGGGACCCGGCTGCGCCTTCTCCTGGACCGGCTGGAAGCCGGTGTCGCGGCTGTCTATACGGACCTGGGGATGGAGGGCTTCCGTCCGCGCTACACCCCGGTCGCGCGGACACTGGCCGTGGCGGGGGGCCCGCGCTCCATCCGCGAACTGGCGGCGGCGACGGGGGTGACGCACTCGGCCGCGAGCCAGACGGTCGCCCAGATGGCCAAGGACGGCCTGGTGACCCTGACCCCGGGCGAGGACGCGCGCCGACGCCTGGTCGAACTCACACCCAAGGCCGAGGCGCTGCTCCCGGCACTGAACGCCGAATGGGCCGCGACCACAGCGGCGGCCACGGCCCTGGAGGCGGAACTCCCCTACCCCTTGAGCCGCCTCATCAGCGAAACCCTGGAAGCCCTGGACCGCCACCCAATGCGCAACCGCATCGCATCCCAGGCGCAGACCGGCTCGCTGAATGGCGGGGCGGGTGGGGGAGTTGGGGGAGATGGGCCGGGTGCGGGTTAG
- a CDS encoding aldo/keto reductase: MKYTQLGRTGLKVSRLVLGTMNFGPLTTEADSHTIMDAALDAGINFFDTANVYGWGENKGRTEEILGTWFAKGGDRRDKVVLATKVYGDMAGDGDPWPNHDKLSALNIRRAVDASLKRLQTDYIDLYQFHHIDRATPVEEIWQAIDTLIQQGKILYAGSSNFPGWKIAQTNETARRLGSYGLVSEQCLYNLVERRAEMEVIPAAQEYGLGVIPWSPLGGGLLGGAIRKEREGGAARTGQGRSESGLANTAVRAQIQSYEDLLDKHGIDPGEAALAWLLTRPGVTGPIVGPRTAEQLESALRAVELELSEEVLSALDEIFPGPGPSPEAFAW; encoded by the coding sequence ATGAAGTACACGCAGCTCGGACGCACCGGACTCAAGGTCAGCCGACTCGTCCTCGGGACGATGAACTTCGGCCCCCTCACCACTGAGGCCGACAGCCACACGATCATGGACGCCGCTCTCGACGCGGGCATCAATTTCTTCGACACCGCGAACGTCTACGGCTGGGGCGAAAACAAGGGCCGTACGGAGGAAATCCTCGGCACCTGGTTCGCCAAGGGCGGCGACCGCCGCGACAAGGTCGTCCTCGCCACCAAGGTCTACGGTGACATGGCCGGCGACGGCGATCCCTGGCCCAACCACGACAAGCTCTCGGCGCTGAACATCCGCCGCGCGGTGGACGCCAGCCTCAAGCGGCTCCAGACCGACTACATCGACCTCTACCAGTTCCACCACATCGACCGCGCCACCCCGGTCGAGGAGATCTGGCAGGCCATCGACACCCTGATCCAGCAGGGCAAGATCCTCTACGCGGGCTCCTCCAACTTCCCCGGCTGGAAGATCGCCCAGACCAACGAGACCGCCCGCCGCCTCGGCTCGTACGGCCTGGTCAGCGAGCAGTGCCTCTACAACCTCGTCGAGCGCCGCGCCGAGATGGAGGTAATCCCGGCCGCGCAGGAGTACGGCCTCGGTGTCATCCCCTGGTCGCCGCTGGGCGGTGGGCTGCTGGGCGGCGCGATCCGCAAGGAGCGCGAGGGCGGCGCGGCCCGTACCGGCCAGGGCCGCTCCGAGAGCGGGCTCGCCAATACGGCGGTCCGGGCGCAGATCCAGTCGTACGAGGACCTGCTCGACAAGCACGGCATCGACCCGGGCGAGGCCGCCCTCGCCTGGCTGCTGACCCGGCCCGGGGTGACGGGCCCGATCGTCGGCCCGCGCACGGCGGAGCAGCTGGAGTCGGCCCTGCGGGCGGTCGAGCTGGAGCTGTCGGAGGAGGTCCTGTCCGCGCTGGACGAGATCTTCCCGGGCCCGGGACCGTCGCCGGAGGCGTTCGCCTGGTAG
- a CDS encoding Uma2 family endonuclease, whose amino-acid sequence MTVVEIDRIAMAEESDSGLTLDKLFKALEEMPVPEGIKVEIVEGNIFMSPQRDTHWEITRRIVRALEDRFGMDVKVKSDMRFDFPGHLNGFCPDVVKLAADSRRDANGRWSVGDVDFIAEVISRSTAANDYGPKKATYAAARIPVYLIVDPYTGRCRVHTDPKAGGYANEYPVDFGTDVDLTKTIVDLVLKTDKFPRD is encoded by the coding sequence ATGACCGTCGTCGAGATCGACAGGATCGCCATGGCCGAGGAGAGCGACAGCGGGCTGACTCTGGACAAGCTGTTCAAAGCGCTCGAAGAGATGCCCGTCCCCGAGGGAATCAAGGTCGAGATTGTCGAGGGGAACATCTTCATGTCGCCACAACGGGACACCCACTGGGAAATCACCCGCCGTATCGTCCGAGCCCTGGAAGACAGGTTCGGCATGGACGTGAAGGTGAAATCGGACATGCGCTTCGATTTCCCCGGGCATCTGAACGGGTTCTGCCCCGATGTCGTCAAACTGGCCGCCGACTCCAGAAGGGATGCGAACGGCCGGTGGAGTGTCGGCGACGTGGATTTCATCGCCGAGGTGATCTCAAGGAGCACCGCCGCCAATGACTACGGCCCGAAGAAAGCAACCTACGCGGCGGCCAGGATTCCGGTCTATCTCATCGTCGATCCGTATACGGGCAGGTGCCGTGTGCACACAGACCCGAAGGCCGGTGGATACGCCAACGAGTACCCTGTCGACTTCGGCACGGATGTAGACCTCACCAAGACCATCGTGGACCTGGTCTTGAAGACCGACAAGTTCCCCCGCGACTGA
- a CDS encoding TetR/AcrR family transcriptional regulator: MTSTETTGSGNVERTLELLWGTGERPSRGPKPGLTLGRIVTAAVALADAEGLEAVSMRRLSTELGTGTMSLYRYVPGKAELLDLMLNHVRGETDSTPRDPDAGWRTTVEEMARAMLTLYRRHPWLLSVNQARPVLGPNAMGGMEEMLSGIKGMGLSDPELISVRIMVEGYVSGAARTHVHAVEVERKSGMTDREFWQVQEPYLTKAMNSGVYPVMASLSEDAFGPEFDHFEFGLQRLLDGLEVLVARRTEG, encoded by the coding sequence ATGACGTCGACCGAAACGACCGGCAGTGGCAACGTCGAACGCACCCTCGAACTCCTCTGGGGGACCGGAGAGCGACCGAGCCGCGGCCCGAAACCGGGGCTCACCCTCGGCAGGATCGTCACAGCCGCCGTCGCACTCGCCGACGCCGAAGGGCTGGAGGCGGTCTCCATGCGCCGGCTCTCCACCGAGCTGGGCACCGGCACGATGTCGCTCTACCGCTATGTCCCGGGCAAGGCGGAGCTGCTGGACCTGATGCTGAATCACGTCCGGGGCGAGACGGACAGCACCCCACGCGACCCCGACGCGGGCTGGCGCACCACCGTCGAAGAGATGGCGCGCGCCATGCTCACGCTGTACCGGCGCCACCCATGGCTGCTCTCCGTCAACCAGGCCCGGCCCGTCCTCGGCCCCAACGCGATGGGCGGGATGGAGGAAATGCTGTCCGGCATCAAGGGCATGGGGCTGAGCGATCCGGAGCTGATATCGGTACGGATCATGGTGGAGGGGTACGTCAGCGGCGCCGCCCGCACCCATGTCCACGCCGTCGAGGTGGAGCGGAAGTCAGGGATGACCGACCGCGAGTTCTGGCAGGTTCAGGAACCGTATCTGACGAAGGCTATGAACAGCGGGGTGTATCCGGTCATGGCCTCGCTCTCCGAGGATGCCTTCGGCCCGGAGTTCGACCACTTCGAGTTCGGGCTCCAGCGGCTGCTCGACGGTCTGGAAGTACTGGTCGCACGGCGTACGGAGGGATGA
- a CDS encoding GDSL-type esterase/lipase family protein, with product MRFMCVGDSMTIGSAGDFTWRYRLWQHLDATFDGPFRLVGPRETLYDPAADAPVSYAYAAPDFPPDARRHLAGWGEGWQHMAPLAEEAVGAARADVLLVSLGLIDLGFYTDSAGTARNVRAFIDAARAANARVRAVLLPVIPNIRAESDPAFAAEVHRFNGLLGEVVADLDHPDSPLLLAARPPTYDIHHDTYDGTHPGPTGEHKLAAAFAGALHHAWSLGGPYVIRHEGRQTEHPSLGSTTWLTTRR from the coding sequence ATGCGATTCATGTGCGTGGGTGACTCCATGACGATCGGCAGCGCCGGTGACTTCACCTGGCGCTACCGCCTGTGGCAACACCTGGACGCCACCTTCGACGGCCCGTTCCGCCTCGTCGGCCCCCGGGAGACGCTGTACGACCCGGCGGCGGACGCGCCGGTCTCGTACGCGTACGCCGCCCCGGACTTCCCGCCCGACGCGCGCCGTCATCTGGCCGGCTGGGGCGAGGGCTGGCAGCACATGGCGCCGCTGGCCGAGGAGGCGGTGGGGGCGGCGCGGGCGGATGTGCTGCTCGTGTCGCTCGGCCTGATCGACCTCGGCTTCTACACGGACAGCGCGGGGACGGCGCGGAACGTCCGCGCGTTCATCGACGCGGCGCGCGCCGCCAACGCGCGGGTGCGCGCCGTACTCCTGCCCGTCATCCCGAACATCCGGGCCGAGTCCGACCCCGCCTTCGCGGCCGAGGTCCACCGCTTCAACGGCCTGCTCGGGGAGGTGGTGGCCGACCTCGACCACCCGGACTCCCCCCTCCTGCTGGCCGCGCGCCCGCCCACGTACGACATCCACCACGACACGTACGATGGCACCCATCCGGGCCCCACCGGCGAACACAAACTCGCCGCCGCCTTCGCCGGCGCCCTGCACCACGCCTGGTCGCTGGGCGGCCCGTACGTCATCCGGCATGAGGGGCGGCAGACGGAGCACCCCTCGCTAGGCTCGACAACATGGTTGACGACAAGAAGGTAA
- a CDS encoding MarR family winged helix-turn-helix transcriptional regulator, with amino-acid sequence MTEPGTEEAADSAEVAGSGAAAGSTEQDVPGYELPLLLFAGFRSLIDQLHAELALQGHPDIRPAYGFAIQAIGREGVTAVTIGRRLGISKQAAGKTVDRLEALGYAERAEDPKDARRKLVRLTPRGYDALARSAAIFDQLRATWAWRIGPPRLQALESDLRTLITDTGPGPGPHTLGATLDATGWPSKN; translated from the coding sequence ATGACCGAGCCCGGAACCGAGGAGGCGGCGGACAGTGCGGAGGTTGCGGGCAGCGGCGCGGCTGCGGGCAGCACCGAGCAGGACGTGCCGGGCTACGAGCTGCCACTGCTGCTCTTCGCGGGGTTCCGCTCCCTCATCGACCAACTCCACGCCGAACTGGCCCTCCAGGGCCACCCGGACATACGCCCGGCCTATGGCTTCGCCATACAAGCCATAGGCCGCGAGGGCGTTACGGCGGTGACGATCGGCCGCCGCCTGGGCATCTCCAAGCAGGCCGCCGGCAAGACCGTCGACCGCCTGGAGGCACTGGGATACGCGGAGCGCGCGGAAGACCCCAAGGACGCCCGCCGCAAACTGGTACGCCTCACCCCACGCGGCTACGACGCCCTGGCCCGCTCGGCCGCGATCTTCGACCAGCTACGCGCCACCTGGGCCTGGCGAATAGGCCCACCCCGCCTACAAGCCCTGGAATCCGACCTCCGCACCCTAATTACGGACACAGGCCCCGGCCCCGGCCCCCACACCCTGGGCGCCACACTGGACGCCACGGGCTGGCCGAGCAAGAACTGA
- a CDS encoding ATP-binding cassette domain-containing protein, whose product MNEYAVRAEAVRKTYRQKKTYGEKGGRGEEGSRAEKRALDGLDLAVRAGTIHGLLGPNGAGKTTAVRVLATLLRFDGGRAEVAGVDVARDPRAVRSRIGFVGQYAAVDEGLTGRQNLEMFGRLFHLGGKRAASRAGELLARFDLVDAGDQGVGTYSGGMRRRLDLAASIILAPRVLFLDEPTTGLDPRGRGEVWDAVRALVADGTTVLLTTQYLDEADKLASRITVVDRGRAIADDTPAELKDAVGGDRIEVVVAAASDLPAAVGALARVAAGGDGGRGGGRVETDEGERRVHAPVSDRVAALTEVARTLQDQGVAVEDIGLRRPSLDDVFLRLTGQRSEERGAA is encoded by the coding sequence GTGAACGAGTACGCCGTGCGGGCGGAAGCGGTTCGGAAGACGTACAGGCAGAAGAAGACGTACGGGGAGAAGGGGGGACGCGGGGAGGAAGGGAGCCGAGCGGAGAAGCGCGCGCTCGACGGGCTGGATCTGGCCGTGCGCGCAGGGACCATTCATGGGCTGCTCGGGCCCAATGGCGCGGGCAAGACCACCGCGGTGCGGGTGCTGGCGACGCTGCTGCGGTTCGACGGCGGGCGGGCGGAGGTCGCGGGCGTCGATGTGGCGCGTGATCCGCGCGCTGTCCGGAGCCGGATCGGCTTCGTCGGGCAGTACGCGGCGGTGGACGAGGGCCTCACCGGCCGGCAGAACCTGGAGATGTTCGGCCGGCTCTTCCACCTCGGCGGGAAGCGGGCGGCGTCGCGTGCCGGGGAGCTGCTGGCGCGGTTCGATCTGGTGGACGCCGGCGACCAGGGGGTCGGTACGTACAGCGGAGGGATGCGGCGGCGGCTCGATCTGGCCGCTTCGATCATTCTCGCCCCGCGCGTCCTCTTTCTCGACGAGCCGACGACGGGCCTCGACCCGCGCGGGCGCGGGGAGGTCTGGGACGCCGTGCGGGCTCTGGTCGCGGACGGTACGACGGTGCTGCTCACCACGCAGTATCTGGACGAGGCGGACAAGCTCGCCTCGCGTATCACCGTGGTCGACCGGGGGCGGGCGATAGCGGACGACACTCCGGCGGAGCTGAAGGACGCGGTGGGGGGAGACCGGATCGAGGTCGTGGTCGCCGCCGCCTCGGACCTTCCCGCGGCGGTCGGCGCGCTGGCACGGGTCGCCGCCGGCGGTGACGGTGGCCGTGGCGGGGGCCGGGTGGAGACGGACGAAGGGGAGCGGCGGGTGCACGCGCCGGTCAGCGACCGGGTGGCCGCACTGACGGAGGTGGCGCGGACACTTCAGGACCAGGGGGTGGCGGTGGAGGACATCGGGCTGCGCAGACCGAGCCTGGATGACGTGTTCCTGCGACTGACCGGACAGCGTTCGGAAGAGAGGGGTGCCGCATGA
- the pip gene encoding prolyl aminopeptidase: protein MTTADPDDPDPLYPPLDPHDQGLLDVGDGNLVHWEVCGNPHGKPALVVHGGPGSGCTPYARRYFDPYRYRTVLFDQRNCGRSTPHAGDPAYGPQNQWHQPHQADMRHNTTDHLIADMERLREHLGVDRWLLYGGSWGSTLLLAYAERHPERVSEIVISSVTTTRRSEIEWLYGGAGAVFPAEWHRFRTGAGLPADDPRTGWSGPAADRTAVVQETLRAYARLVESPDPDVRARATTDWVTWEDAVLSQEPNGSPTTYADRPPAAQRALVRICAHYFSQGAWLEEGALLRDAGRLAGIPGVLIHGRHDLGGPLGTAWELARAWPDARLIVVQDAGHKGSRTVRREIRAALDTYAHTDAHTYADLPDPARPQA from the coding sequence ATGACCACAGCTGACCCCGACGACCCCGACCCCCTCTACCCGCCCCTCGACCCCCACGACCAAGGTCTCCTCGACGTCGGCGACGGCAACCTCGTCCACTGGGAGGTCTGCGGCAACCCGCACGGCAAACCCGCGCTCGTCGTCCACGGCGGTCCCGGGTCGGGCTGCACCCCGTACGCCCGGCGCTACTTCGACCCCTACCGCTACCGCACCGTCCTCTTCGACCAGCGCAACTGCGGCCGCAGCACCCCGCACGCGGGCGATCCCGCGTACGGCCCACAGAATCAATGGCACCAGCCGCACCAGGCCGACATGCGCCACAACACCACCGACCACCTCATCGCCGACATGGAGCGGCTGCGCGAGCACCTCGGGGTCGACCGCTGGCTCCTGTACGGCGGTTCCTGGGGTTCCACCCTCCTCCTCGCCTACGCCGAACGGCACCCCGAGCGCGTCTCCGAGATCGTCATCTCCTCCGTCACCACCACCCGCCGCTCCGAGATCGAGTGGCTGTACGGAGGCGCGGGGGCGGTCTTCCCCGCCGAGTGGCACCGGTTCCGTACCGGCGCCGGCCTTCCGGCGGACGACCCCAGGACCGGCTGGTCGGGGCCGGCCGCCGACCGTACCGCCGTGGTCCAGGAGACCCTGCGCGCGTACGCCCGGCTCGTCGAGAGCCCGGACCCCGACGTCCGCGCGCGGGCCACGACCGACTGGGTGACCTGGGAGGACGCCGTCCTGTCCCAGGAGCCGAACGGCTCACCCACCACCTACGCCGACCGTCCCCCGGCCGCCCAGCGGGCCCTGGTCCGTATCTGCGCCCACTACTTCTCCCAGGGCGCCTGGCTGGAAGAAGGCGCCCTGCTGCGCGACGCGGGACGGCTGGCGGGCATCCCCGGTGTGCTCATCCACGGCCGTCACGACCTCGGCGGCCCGCTCGGCACCGCCTGGGAACTGGCGCGCGCCTGGCCCGACGCGCGCCTGATCGTCGTTCAGGACGCGGGCCACAAGGGCAGCCGTACGGTACGACGCGAGATCCGCGCCGCGCTCGACACGTACGCGCATACCGACGCGCACACGTATGCGGACCTGCCCGACCCCGCCCGCCCCCAAGCATGA
- a CDS encoding YncE family protein gives MHALPYRSGLRRLSGAVSVIAALVAVLTVVLPTVATADGGSPDRDFTIKDPRITESSGLAASRIHPGVYWTHNDSAHPPYIYAVDSRTGETVATITLAGIGEIRDAEAISLGPDGNLYVGDIGDNLNGSWDHVWIYRFPEPKQLKDATVRPTQFTVEYEDGPRDAESMMVHPTTGRVYIASKNQGGGGLYEGPARLDPSGTNTFRRIGEVPWVTDGAFSPDGTELTFRSYFSARSYEWKNGRLGPHRPVGVPFQRQAESVTYTADGKALMFGTEGARSGVVRVEIDGGGKGGKGGKGDESGESGKSSEKSGGAEAGSSTDSGKSAGGLTFGGVVLLAILGFFGFRRLRGKGKG, from the coding sequence ATGCATGCGCTTCCGTACCGTTCCGGCCTGCGTCGTCTCTCCGGCGCGGTGTCCGTCATCGCCGCTCTTGTCGCCGTACTGACCGTCGTGCTGCCGACGGTGGCGACGGCCGACGGAGGTTCACCCGATCGGGACTTCACCATCAAGGACCCGCGTATCACCGAATCGAGTGGTTTGGCCGCGAGCCGTATCCATCCGGGTGTCTACTGGACGCACAACGACAGCGCACACCCGCCGTACATCTACGCCGTCGACTCCAGGACCGGCGAGACCGTCGCGACCATCACCCTCGCGGGCATCGGTGAGATTCGGGACGCCGAGGCCATCTCCCTCGGGCCCGACGGGAATCTGTACGTCGGAGACATCGGCGACAACCTCAATGGCTCCTGGGACCACGTCTGGATCTACCGCTTCCCCGAGCCCAAGCAGCTCAAGGACGCCACCGTCCGCCCGACGCAGTTCACGGTGGAGTACGAGGACGGCCCGCGCGACGCCGAGTCGATGATGGTCCATCCCACCACCGGGCGCGTCTACATCGCGTCGAAGAACCAGGGCGGCGGCGGACTGTACGAAGGTCCCGCGCGGCTGGACCCGTCCGGTACGAACACCTTCCGGCGTATCGGCGAGGTGCCCTGGGTGACGGACGGCGCCTTCTCCCCGGACGGTACGGAGCTGACGTTCCGCTCGTACTTCAGCGCCCGCTCGTACGAGTGGAAGAACGGCAGGCTCGGCCCCCACCGCCCGGTCGGCGTGCCGTTCCAGCGCCAGGCCGAGTCGGTGACGTACACGGCGGACGGCAAAGCCCTGATGTTCGGTACGGAAGGCGCGCGGAGCGGGGTGGTACGCGTCGAGATCGACGGCGGCGGCAAGGGCGGCAAGGGAGGTAAAGGCGATGAGAGCGGCGAGAGTGGCAAGAGCAGCGAGAAGAGCGGCGGCGCGGAAGCCGGGTCAAGTACCGATTCCGGTAAGAGCGCGGGCGGTCTCACGTTCGGCGGCGTCGTGCTGCTCGCGATCCTCGGCTTCTTCGGCTTCCGGCGCCTGCGCGGCAAGGGAAAGGGGTAG